The sequence below is a genomic window from Lolium perenne isolate Kyuss_39 chromosome 7, Kyuss_2.0, whole genome shotgun sequence.
CGTCCTCCGCGTCGTACGTTAGCGATCGGACGCTCAGAATCAGCTGCGGTGCATGTTTTGCATTTTGCCCCTCAATTATCTGAAACTCAACCTGCAGTCCCAATCTCTCCATATAAAACCAAATGGTATATATCTTGCAATTTAACCCCCTCAGTTCTTGCAAAATCAACATGTAGTCCTATGTTTCTTCACTTAAACCAAAATGATGTATAACTTTGAATCCGTCATCTCAATATTTACAACAAATATGCTACCTTATTACAACAACAAAATTCACCCGTGTATACGGAAAAAAAATTCTATCACAACAAAATGTCCCGGCATTTCTACAAAAAATAATGTTACAATAAAGTGATTAAACCAACAATTTTTTGTGCATATTGATTTACAACAAAACCTGCAAACACTATTCACAAAAGTTGTAGACaattaaaataaaaatatatacgTTTAGAAATAATGCAAAAGTGGTTAAGAAATAATTAATTTGCTATAaattgaattacaacaaaaatcagcAACTATTTATACAAATTTTGCAaataattacaacaaaaatcatatGTTTGCAAAAGAATCAAAAGTGGTCAAGCAATAATTAATTTTCTATAaattgaattacaacaaaaatcgccaataaaaaaaacttgtgtttgtgGCTTTGAAATTTTGGTTAAGAAATAATAAATTTGCTACATATTTAGTAACAATAAAAATCACTAACCATTCTAATAGAAAATATAGACGATTACAATAAAAATCACAAACTTGACAAATGCCAATTAAAGATTACAACATCTCTGGCATGCTTTCGTTATAAAAATTAAACGCAATTATTACAAAATTAATAAACGTATACAACATCTCTAGCGTTGCAGTGGTAGTGTACTACGCTCTGGCCAGTTTTGCGTGCACGGGCTAAAAGCCATGGTAGACGTGCTTGCATGGACCAAATTAAGCTAGCTAATGGGCCGACCGGCTGGGAGCGGTGGGCCAAATAAAGCTAGCTAATGGGCCGACTGGCCAGGAGTGGGGCAAAGCCTGCTACTAGGCCTGGCGCGCGGGCGGGCGAGCAAGGGACCGATCGCTGGCACATGATCGGTCGCCCGAAAGTAAGCATTTCCCTAAAAAAAGGGGCAGAAGCATAATAACCAGAGAAAATGAAAGAAGAGAAGCAGTAGTCCATCTTGTTACGGGAGCAATATTTGGCGTCTTTATCCTCCAGCTCACGCGAGACGCATGGGTGATCTCTCACGTCACCCTCCACCACTCCACATGCGTCCCTCCTCCTTTAATCccagctaagagcatctctagtggaACGTGTAAATTTGGATGTGTATATCTCCATATACACATCCATATACACGTTGTTAAATTTTACACCTCTCAGTTTTTCAGTGGCACGTGTATAAGGACGTGTAAATCAGGACGTGTATATTCCAACGACTATATTTTCAAACGGCTATATTCCAACGGCTATATTTCCAACGGCTATATTTTCAACGGCCATATTCCTGGTCTATATAAACCACCACGACCACCTCTCTTCCAGCATCTCTATCTGTGACTTCTTTTCTCACTCCTAGATTTCTCTATCGTCCCTCACGCAACACAATGAACACATCCTCTTGGGACATGAGTTCTTCGTTATCTTCATCTGGCGACGATGAACTCATACTTGCAGCATTTgccgagcgcgaggaggaagagaggATGAACGCTCGACGCCACGGTGGTTAGAAGCATGGACGTCGAGCAATCGATCGAGGAAGAGATGCTGGATTTGTTCTTCTGTGGGACGACTACTTCCAAGAAGTTCCTCGATATCCCGAACATTTGTCTCGACGAAGGTTTGTAACTAGTACACTTCTGTGCGTTCGCCCATTTTTCATTTCCCCGTCTCATTTACTTTTTATACAAAGATTTAGGATGTCCCGTGATTTGTTCAACCGCATAGCTGGTGGTATACTTGAGCATGACTATGATGGTTATTTTACGCAAAAAAGAAGTGCTTATGGAGCTCTTGGGTTACATCCTCTGCAAAAGATGACCGCGGCAATGCGGATGCTAACATATGGAATAGCAGCTGATGGTGCTGATGAGTACATCCGGTCCGCTGAGGCTACTAATTTAGAGTCTTGCAAGAAATTTGTGATCAAAGTTTGTGAAGTATTTGGGGAAAGGTACCTGAGATCTCCAAATGAACAAGACATTGCTAGGTTACTCGCAATAGAGGAGGAAAGAGGATTTCCTGGTATGTTAGggagcatagattgcatgcactggggttggaaaaattgccccaaaaaatgGCATGGCATGTTTAAAGGCCATGTGAACGAGCCAACTATGATCTTGGAAGCAGTTGCATCACAAGATCTTTGGATTTGGCATGCTTATTTTGGTTTACCAGGGTCTCTCAATGATATAAATGTTCTTCAATGTTCTCCTGTTTTTTCAAAGCTAGCCGAAGGTCAAACTCCCGCAGTGAATTATAGCATCAATGGCCATCAGTACACAATGGGGTATTACCTTGCAGATGGTATCTATCCACGGGGGGCAATATTTGTGAAGAGCATACCAGCTCCAGATACAAGAAAGCATAAAACTTTTGCGAAGAAGAAAGAGGcgtgcaggaaagatgtggaacGTGCCTTTGGAGTTCTGCAATCCCGTTTTGCCATTGTTCGTGGATCTGCTAAAGGATGGAAACGTAAAGAAATCGGTGATGTCATGAAAGCTTGTGTCATAATGCATAATATGATAGTTGAAGAGGAGCGAGAAACTGGTCGACAAAACTGCTCTTATGAGGCAATGGGAGAAAGAGTCACAGTCTCTCGTACTCATGCGGAACAACTGAGCTCTTTTATTCAAATGACTCACCATATTAGAAATAAAGCTGAACATACTCAGCTTAAGCTTGATCTAATTGAACATGTGTGGAAAaagtttggaaatgagtgatgtaaTCCATTTCTATGTAATGCAGTGCTATCAATAAAGTATTTTTACTTCAAATAGTTCTTACAACAACTAGCAGACAGCTTCAAATAGTTCTTACAACAACTAGAACAAATCATCAAATAGTTCATACAATAACTAGCTCACTACTCTAGGCGGCGAGCAAGGATCTCATTCTGCTTAGCTTGGTAAAACTGCTTTTGCACATCAATCATACCACTTGTGTCCATGAGCATTATCCTCTCATCTAATTCAAACTGTTTGCGTTCATCATCCCTCTCATTTCGTGCATCCTCCTTCTTTTTCAGTGCAATCTCCTCTTTTCTCAATTCAAATTGTTGTGCATATCGAACATTTCTTGCTGCCTCTTTGAGCTCATCTTTCTCTTGCTTTTGTGCCCACATAGTTTCTAATGACAACTTGCAAGCACTGTCATCAGCTTTACCTCTCCGCAATTTCTCCTTATTCACACCATCAGGTCTTTTCTCATGTTCAAGAGCATCACTGCGTGCTGAGGTAGCATCAgtgttgtaatatcccaggtaatggggttacaaaaatagaggaaacagatgtgtgcattgcattcatgcatagaaaatctggggaattttcgcgctttaaagtaaaacagtcacggtaactgaagtttcacttgaccttggtggaattgaagtagctcatcaagtcaagcgctttaaacctcaatgtgactatgctaaaaccttgttttgggtagagatgatttgatctaaggggttagatcaaatggaactaataatcaacacaacaacactttactcaatgatcaactacttgatcttataatagatcataatatggtaatcattgccataaCACAAGAACAActgttcaattacaaaccaagtaacaataaaatggagaaaccattcctgacttatcttttccatgtcttaaaactaatccttgatcctaccatgaacctcatggtattcattttacttcactcttggaaacaagacaaggagatcaactctagaaatatatattcctctctattccaaattattaagcatcaaacctagagaggtgagagttctaatataattattagagaagcaataacaaaccttgagctaaaccttgggtatacatccaagtattcatatcatcatctctaagagaaaccctaggatagtatccaagacaattcctagagagataaaccatttatatttaacatagacattgatgatcacatcaatctctatagagcctaacctcaggttaatattaaagtccttcccaaatgagtgagactaatccaactaagttaaccaagtggaatcttagcctagatatctaagtaaatattaggagtacaccataaaccctagaataagccattcctatatgagagaactatccatatacccagatgagtaTATCAACATTTCTTAAGTAAAAccctaagtaattatctcagacattttcctgggatataaactaatgagtCAACCATAGAAGtcccatcctagaaagtaaaatatgagtgctataccctagttgatcaagacaatgcttgatcatcgaagtgagaaacctaattaatgagagataccttaggaagccaaacctttatcattataaattaagtaatgatcataaacccttagAATTTGAGGTAGAAGATGTTAAGAACAAATTGATCatgcctaaaccatgatcatactcttgaggtatgtgaggataagttaaaccctaatagtataagtagatatcattcaccacatgaaatcatagggaggtaactagtaagcaaacctaggcttatatcctaatcttaacttgtgaaccactttgtGATCCTAAGTAGAAACCTACCACATCTACActccacttattcttcacctaaaaaacataagaaaaccttagagataAACCCTATACTTTTTATGGTGAAAACTATTCATCATTAGAACCAAAGTTaattataaaaagaaccatatctactttagttactttaacaatagattaaggatataatcGAAATCTATTGGtacaagataaaaccaattcccaagtcattagtaattaaaggagaacagaaacaattaagaaactaaccatattaccttggttaggggagattaaaccctagcaaatgcaatatgatatCACCTCAACTCTACAAATTAGaagtatatctcaaccctagttatgcatcactatggtgatcataatataaacctaggccataattgagatcccaaaccatatgccattaggtaaataacaTTATAACCCTAGTACTACCTTTGGGGAAATGGTTATAATAAAAACTACAAAACcttaacaagcaagtgctcacataaaattatatGCATAGAGTTAAATCCTCAGTTATGAGATCAAACCCAACTAATAACTTCTAGCACACTCATAGTAGAAATACCCAACTCTAATAATATCAAATAGATATAATTCACAAGAAAACCAAAATGAgagtatcaattcatgtctatttaACATTTTGAATAAAAATCACAAGTGTGCAATAGAATCTCATATAAAATGCTTGTTCAAGTAGAATAATAACATAATAGTCAGTATATTAAATCTTGATAAAATTAACAATTGAGAAACCTGCAAAAATAACAGAATTCAAATATGGACTTCAAATAGAAACTAAAAACAGAATTGTAAactagaaaataaaacagaaatctaaaacaaaacagaaaatagagaGAGGAGTAGCTTACCTGCTAGCCCAGCAACAGACCACGCAGCAACCCAAAAGAAAGCCCACAAGCTAGCCCCGCACCGGCCCAGCC
It includes:
- the LOC139833866 gene encoding protein ALP1-like; amino-acid sequence: MSRDLFNRIAGGILEHDYDGYFTQKRSAYGALGLHPLQKMTAAMRMLTYGIAADGADEYIRSAEATNLESCKKFVIKVCEVFGERYLRSPNEQDIARLLAIEEERGFPGMLGSIDCMHWGWKNCPKKWHGMFKGHVNEPTMILEAVASQDLWIWHAYFGLPGSLNDINVLQCSPVFSKLAEGQTPAVNYSINGHQYTMGYYLADGIYPRGAIFVKSIPAPDTRKHKTFAKKKEACRKDVERAFGVLQSRFAIVRGSAKGWKRKEIGDVMKACVIMHNMIVEEERETGRQNCSYEAMGERVTVSRTHAEQLSSFIQMTHHIRNKAEHTQLKLDLIEHVWKKFGNE